Proteins encoded by one window of Aptenodytes patagonicus chromosome 9, bAptPat1.pri.cur, whole genome shotgun sequence:
- the LOC143164360 gene encoding sestrin-3-like, whose translation MIVCPQSVEHPRGSRCQRLAGQVVKMSGSDPERPQFLFVKVLASRGRLEAVTQQMGYHPQYLDSFLKTQHYLMHMDGPLPFDCRHYIAIMAAARHQCRYLVNLHVLQFLRAGGDPQWLRGLDFIPPKLRNLNEINKILAHRPWLITKEHIEKLLKISEWSWSLAELVHAVVLLAHCHALTSFVFGCGCEQDEGPGGRGLLKPLSPGNQCFCEATAGNGCSQELLRINRKRSLDSCMELDSLRERMQRIHVETEGREEMRLLQQDREEDTDGEVTSATNLACYMQDPDFGYQDFARRDEDQTQVFRVQDYSWEDHGFSLVNRLYSDIGHLLDEKFRMVDGLQSSAMAKRQGCEPSVFKRGIWNYIHCMFGIRYDDYDYAEVNQLLERMLKVYIKTVTCYPEKTNSEMFDRFWKQFKHSEKVHVNLLILEARMQAELLYALQAITQYMIS comes from the exons ATGATCGTGTGTCCCCAGAGCGTGGAGCACCCCCGAGGAAGCCGGTGCCAGCGGCTCGCGGGGCAG GTAGTGAAGATGTCCGGCAGTGACCCTGAGCGCCCCCAGTTCCTCTTCGTGAAGGTGCTGGCAAGCCGGGGGCGGCTGGAGGCGGTGACCCAGCAGATGGGCTACCACCCACAGTACCTCGACAGCTTCCTCAAGACACAGCACTACCTGATGCACATGGATGGCCCGCTGCCCTTTGACTGCCGGCACTACATCGCCATCATG GCAGCCGCCCGGCACCAGTGCCGGTACCTGGTGAACCTGCACGTGCTGCAGTTCCTGCGGGCAGGGGGCGATCCCCAGTGGCTGCGCGGCCTCGACTTCATCCCCCCTAAACTCCGCAACCTTAACGAGATCAACAAGATCCTGGCACACCGGCCATGGCTCATCACCAAGGAGCACATTGAG aagctgctgaaaatcagcGAGTGGAGCTGGTCGCTGGCGGAGCTGGTGCATGCCGTTGTCCTCCTGGCACACTGCCACGCGCTCACCAGCTTTGTCTTTGGCTGTGGCTGTGAGCAGGACGAGGGGCCAGGGGGCCGAGGCTTGCTGAAGCCCTTGTCGCCCGGGAACCAGTGCTTCTGCGAAGCCACCGCCGGCAATGgctgcagccaggagctgctgcgcATCAACCGCAAGCGG TCTCTGGACTCCTGCATGGAGCTGGATTCCCTCCGGGAACGCATGCAGCGGATCCACGTGGAGACcgagggcagggaggagatgaggctgctgcagcaggaccGAGAGGAAG ATACCGATGGGGAAGTCACCAGTGCCACCAATCTTGCATGCTACATGCAGGACCCTGACTTTGGATACCAGGACTTTGCCCGGCGTGACGAGGATCAGACGCAGGTATTCAGAGTCCAG GATTACTCCTGGGAAGACCATGGCTTCTCGCTGGTCAACCGACTCTACTCCGACATCGGGCATCTCCTGGATGAGAAGTTTCGGATGGTGGATGGTCTGCAAAGCAGTGCCATGGCCAAGCGTCAGGGCTGTGAACCCTCTGTCTTCAAGCGGGGCATCTGGAACTACATCCACTGCATGTTTGGCATTAG GTACGATGACTATGACTACGCCGAAGTGAATCAGCTCCTGGAGCGAATGCTGAAAGTTTACATTAAGACTGTAACCTGCTACCCAGAGAAGACAAACTCAGAAATGTTTGACAGGTTCTGGAAG